In a genomic window of Arthrobacter woluwensis:
- a CDS encoding FAD-dependent monooxygenase, giving the protein MAPQSTPQDGTQRPGVLSTDFLIIGAGPTGLMLAACLQRLGVRFLIADRKHGPTRESRALALQARSLEIYDQLGLVQRVLEQAAVAPAIAPGYRDHPFATVNFGELGKGVTPFPGIHILEQSRNERLLVAALEERGGSVLWGHELLGLAQGEGGVTARLGTDDGEVRRVEARYLVGADGASSTVRELSGIPFEGVTNPDTFYVADARGVTGLVEDAVNLRFSADDFLLTFPQGAVGHHRLIGVVRTPDGEQVTEEETRRTVGCEFGVGYRDSSWFSTYRVHHRVAARFRAGRVFLAGDAAHVHSPVGAQGMNTGLQDAHGLACALADVLLRGSGDEQLDRYEVERRPVALRLVRTTDRLFSTITADSSLARVIRAGFLPRLAPLLGRVLPRLARRAKLYEYVSQIRIHYWMSADARRRARGRRGRLIGRRLAWNEDNFAALRSLGWQIHVYGAADQASLARMGEESGLPVHHFETVRNPRLMGGQAVAGAARRVRSGRAEAACRRRGLGRAFHPRPDRQDSCSMDGLTAVTRRALTGSLNSPSPNRSVRSVVTDARSWSPSSGASSTR; this is encoded by the coding sequence ATGGCACCACAGTCGACGCCGCAGGATGGGACACAACGGCCCGGCGTGCTCTCCACCGACTTCCTGATCATCGGCGCAGGCCCCACCGGGCTCATGCTGGCGGCCTGCCTGCAGCGGCTCGGTGTGCGGTTCCTCATCGCCGACCGGAAACACGGGCCCACCCGCGAATCCCGCGCCCTCGCACTGCAGGCTCGCAGCCTCGAGATCTACGACCAGCTCGGGCTCGTGCAGCGGGTCCTGGAACAGGCGGCGGTGGCCCCGGCGATCGCCCCCGGCTACCGGGATCACCCCTTCGCGACCGTGAACTTCGGCGAGCTGGGCAAAGGCGTGACCCCGTTTCCGGGCATCCACATCCTGGAGCAGAGCCGCAATGAACGGCTCCTCGTCGCCGCGCTGGAGGAGCGCGGAGGATCCGTTCTCTGGGGTCACGAGTTGCTCGGGCTGGCGCAGGGAGAGGGCGGCGTCACCGCGCGGCTCGGCACCGACGACGGAGAGGTCCGCCGGGTCGAGGCCCGCTATCTGGTGGGTGCGGACGGCGCCTCCTCCACGGTGAGGGAGCTCAGCGGAATACCCTTTGAGGGGGTGACGAACCCGGACACCTTCTACGTCGCCGACGCCCGCGGCGTGACCGGACTGGTCGAGGACGCGGTGAATCTCCGCTTCAGCGCCGACGACTTCCTCCTCACCTTCCCCCAGGGGGCGGTGGGACACCACCGGCTGATCGGCGTCGTCCGCACGCCGGACGGAGAACAGGTCACCGAGGAGGAGACCCGGCGGACGGTGGGGTGTGAGTTCGGTGTCGGGTACCGGGACTCGAGCTGGTTCTCCACCTACCGGGTCCACCACCGCGTGGCGGCCCGGTTCCGTGCAGGGCGGGTGTTCCTCGCCGGAGATGCCGCCCACGTGCACTCACCGGTCGGCGCCCAGGGGATGAACACGGGGCTGCAGGACGCGCACGGTCTGGCCTGCGCGCTTGCGGACGTGCTCCTCCGAGGCTCCGGCGACGAGCAGCTGGACCGGTACGAGGTGGAGCGGCGGCCCGTCGCGCTGCGCCTCGTGAGGACCACGGACCGGCTGTTCAGCACCATCACGGCGGATTCGTCCCTCGCCCGCGTGATCCGCGCCGGATTCCTGCCCCGCCTGGCGCCGCTGCTCGGACGGGTGCTGCCGCGCCTGGCGCGTCGCGCGAAGCTGTATGAGTACGTCTCGCAGATCCGGATCCACTACTGGATGAGTGCCGATGCCCGGCGTCGCGCCCGGGGACGCCGGGGCCGGCTCATCGGTCGGCGGCTGGCCTGGAACGAGGACAATTTCGCGGCGCTCCGGAGTCTGGGCTGGCAGATTCACGTCTACGGCGCCGCGGACCAGGCGTCGCTCGCCCGCATGGGTGAGGAGAGCGGCCTGCCGGTCCACCACTTCGAGACCGTGCGGAACCCGCGGCTCATGGGAGGACAAGCCGTCGCTGGTGCGGCCCGACGGGTTCGTTCAGGACGCGCGGAAGCTGCCTGCCGCCGTCGCGGACTGGGCCGTGCATTCCACCCGCGGCCGGACCGTCAGGACTCCTGTTCCATGGACGGGCTGACCGCGGTCACCAGGAGGGCGCTCACCGGCAGCCTGAACTCGCCGTCACCGAACCGCTCCGTCAGGAGCGTGGTGACGGATGCGAGGAGCTGGTCCCCGTCCTCCGGGGCGTCGAGCACGAGGTAG
- a CDS encoding DUF6457 domain-containing protein, with amino-acid sequence MSSTPAELDAWVTDLSAALNLGDLDVPTGLLLDLTRDAAHGVTRPAGPLTTYLVGIAVARGASAEEAAETARELIRRHQA; translated from the coding sequence ATGAGCTCCACCCCCGCCGAACTGGACGCCTGGGTCACCGATCTGAGCGCAGCCCTGAATCTCGGGGACCTCGACGTCCCCACCGGGCTCCTGCTCGACCTGACCCGCGACGCCGCTCACGGCGTGACCCGCCCCGCCGGCCCTCTCACGACGTACCTGGTGGGGATCGCCGTCGCACGCGGGGCATCGGCGGAAGAGGCCGCCGAGACCGCACGCGAACTCATCCGGCGGCATCAGGCCTGA
- the mobA gene encoding molybdenum cofactor guanylyltransferase, with protein sequence MTARAAIVLAGGRASRLGGADKASVEVAGRRLVDHVYAAVADCAPVIAVGPDSLARPGVTVVREEPPFGGPVAALAAALKAVAALPDDSPARAAGAETWVLACDLPRAERIIAALEDVPIPDGAEAVVLADVDGRAQWLAGRYRLEALHRAVAALGHVDGAALRQLLAPLTLHIVPDTADASLDLDTWAAVEQYREQQCNTLREES encoded by the coding sequence ATGACGGCGCGGGCGGCGATCGTCCTGGCCGGCGGACGGGCCTCCCGACTGGGCGGCGCCGACAAGGCCTCGGTCGAGGTTGCCGGGCGACGCCTGGTCGATCACGTCTATGCCGCGGTGGCGGACTGCGCTCCGGTCATCGCCGTGGGTCCGGACTCGCTCGCGCGCCCCGGCGTGACCGTGGTGCGCGAGGAACCGCCCTTCGGTGGTCCAGTGGCAGCACTCGCCGCCGCGCTGAAGGCCGTGGCCGCCCTCCCGGACGACTCCCCTGCACGCGCAGCCGGCGCCGAGACCTGGGTGCTGGCCTGTGACCTGCCGAGGGCGGAACGGATCATCGCGGCACTGGAGGACGTCCCCATCCCGGACGGCGCGGAGGCGGTCGTCCTCGCGGACGTGGACGGACGTGCCCAGTGGCTGGCCGGACGGTACCGCCTCGAGGCTCTTCACCGCGCGGTCGCCGCGCTCGGGCACGTGGACGGCGCAGCCCTGCGGCAGCTCCTGGCGCCCCTGACCCTCCACATCGTCCCGGACACCGCGGACGCGTCCCTGGATCTGGACACCTGGGCCGCGGTGGAGCAGTATCGCGAACAGCAGTGCAACACCCTTCGAGAGGAATCCTGA
- a CDS encoding molybdopterin molybdotransferase MoeA, with translation MITVEQQRSRVFASAQALPPVRVPLAAARGLVLAEDVLNRWPIPLFDNSAMDGYAVRLFDATEGSRLRVVADLPAGAELDPPLGPGEAARIMTGAPVPSAADAVVPLERTDLGTEAGPTPPAWITVLQQPAPGAHIRRAGEESEAGSVAVQAGTVLGPWQLAALASAGAATVLAHPRPRVSIIATGSELIAPGGTPRRGQIPESNSVHLSAAVQDAGADLASVLTVHDDEDALREALDSVDSDVIILSGGASVGAFDVVKALLNGHGSITFGPVAMQPGKPQGFGTLDDGTLVFCLPGTPVGVAVSFELFVRPALRALAGQQELDRPRVVRAAATSWHSPRHRTQILPAVLEGERVRPSLRHGGPDDPKISPAAVNAFVVIPEGVEEVHEGDPVSVLPFGPEWA, from the coding sequence GTGATCACCGTGGAACAGCAGCGCAGCAGGGTTTTCGCCAGTGCGCAGGCGCTGCCTCCGGTGCGTGTGCCGCTGGCCGCGGCACGGGGTCTGGTGCTCGCCGAGGACGTGCTCAATCGCTGGCCGATCCCCCTGTTCGACAACTCCGCGATGGACGGTTATGCCGTACGGCTGTTCGATGCCACCGAAGGATCACGGCTCCGCGTGGTCGCGGACCTCCCGGCCGGGGCCGAGCTGGATCCGCCCCTCGGCCCAGGGGAAGCCGCGCGCATCATGACCGGCGCTCCCGTGCCGAGTGCCGCGGATGCCGTCGTGCCCCTGGAACGCACCGATCTCGGCACCGAGGCGGGACCCACGCCGCCCGCGTGGATCACAGTGCTCCAGCAGCCGGCCCCCGGCGCCCACATCCGGAGGGCCGGAGAGGAGTCCGAGGCCGGCAGCGTCGCGGTGCAGGCCGGCACGGTCCTGGGGCCGTGGCAGCTCGCGGCCCTCGCCTCGGCAGGTGCCGCGACCGTGCTGGCGCATCCGCGGCCGCGGGTCTCGATCATCGCCACGGGCTCGGAACTCATCGCCCCCGGCGGCACTCCGCGCCGGGGTCAGATCCCCGAATCCAACTCCGTCCACCTCTCTGCGGCTGTCCAGGACGCCGGCGCGGACCTGGCCTCCGTCCTCACCGTGCACGACGACGAGGACGCCCTCCGCGAAGCGCTCGACTCCGTGGACAGTGACGTGATCATCCTGTCCGGCGGGGCGAGCGTCGGCGCGTTCGACGTCGTCAAGGCCCTCCTGAACGGCCACGGCTCCATCACCTTCGGCCCGGTGGCGATGCAGCCCGGCAAACCGCAGGGCTTCGGAACGCTCGACGACGGCACCCTCGTCTTCTGCCTGCCCGGCACCCCGGTGGGCGTCGCCGTCTCCTTCGAACTGTTCGTGCGGCCGGCCCTTCGCGCGCTGGCCGGGCAGCAGGAACTCGACAGGCCCCGCGTGGTCCGGGCGGCCGCCACGAGCTGGCACAGCCCCCGGCACAGGACCCAGATCCTCCCCGCCGTCCTCGAGGGTGAGCGGGTCCGGCCCTCGCTGCGGCACGGCGGACCCGACGACCCGAAGATCTCCCCCGCCGCCGTGAACGCGTTCGTGGTCATCCCCGAGGGCGTGGAAGAGGTCCACGAGGGCGACCCTGTGTCGGTCCTGCCGTTCGGGCCGGAGTGGGCATGA
- the fdhD gene encoding formate dehydrogenase accessory sulfurtransferase FdhD — translation MGQITRRRPLLKIVLGEEPRRRIDTLAVEEPLEIRVASSPLAVTMRTPGHDVELATGFLVSEGIIADGGDIRTAIHCGGPGTGGEENTYNVLDIALAPHVAPPRPDAARNFYTTSSCGVCGKASIEAVETVSRHDVSVDPVTVDAALLATFPDRLRERQAAFEKTGGLHAAALFDAATGELLVVREDVGRHNAVDKVVGWAAQNGRLPLTGTVLQVSGRASFELVQKAVMAGIPVLAAVSAPSSLAAELADDQGLTLVGFLRGNSMNVYAAAQRIRTESVEPAAVHAGS, via the coding sequence GTGGGTCAGATCACGAGACGCCGTCCGCTATTGAAAATCGTCCTGGGCGAGGAGCCCCGCCGCAGGATCGACACCCTCGCGGTGGAGGAACCGCTGGAGATCAGGGTCGCCTCGTCGCCCCTGGCGGTCACCATGCGCACTCCCGGCCACGACGTCGAACTCGCCACCGGCTTCCTCGTCTCCGAGGGCATCATCGCCGACGGCGGGGACATCCGCACCGCCATCCACTGCGGTGGTCCCGGGACCGGCGGCGAGGAGAACACGTACAACGTCCTGGACATCGCGCTGGCACCTCATGTGGCCCCGCCCCGCCCGGACGCGGCACGGAACTTCTACACCACCAGCTCCTGCGGCGTCTGCGGCAAGGCCAGCATCGAGGCGGTGGAGACCGTCTCCCGGCACGACGTCTCAGTGGACCCGGTCACGGTGGACGCCGCGCTGCTGGCCACCTTCCCGGACCGGCTCCGCGAACGCCAGGCGGCGTTCGAGAAGACCGGCGGGCTCCACGCCGCCGCCCTGTTCGACGCCGCCACGGGCGAGCTGCTCGTGGTGCGGGAGGACGTGGGCCGCCACAACGCCGTGGACAAGGTCGTGGGCTGGGCCGCCCAGAACGGCCGCCTGCCGCTGACGGGCACGGTCCTCCAGGTCTCCGGGCGCGCCAGCTTCGAACTGGTCCAGAAAGCGGTCATGGCCGGCATTCCGGTGCTGGCCGCCGTGTCCGCGCCATCGTCACTGGCCGCCGAACTCGCAGACGACCAAGGACTCACGCTGGTGGGCTTCCTGCGGGGGAACTCGATGAACGTGTACGCCGCAGCTCAGCGCATCCGCACCGAGTCGGTGGAACCTGCCGCTGTGCACGCCGGATCCTGA
- a CDS encoding OFA family MFS transporter, translating to MSVLDREATIAPPTFNRWLMPAAALAIHLCIGQVYALSVFKTPFMQRFGAGDLAVGWVFSLAIVVLGLSAAVGGTWVEKAGPRKAMVVAGTFWVCGFCVASLGIATGQLWLLYLGYGVIGGIGLGLGYISPVSTLMKWFPDRPGLATGLAIMGFGGGALIASPVSAALLSAYGGGSAPANLVQGLAPTFLTLAAVYAVVIAMGAFVIRLPHPGWKPGGGAGGPGRTVAAAPAGVSAANAVKTPQFWLLWTVLFCNVTAGIGILENASPMIRDYFSQIDVASAAGFVGLLSLANMAGRFVWSSVSDYLGRKRMYMAYLGIGLLMYAVIAAFGGGSLVVFVLATLVILSFYGGGFATAPAYLRDLFGVYQVGAIHGRLLTAWSAAGVAGPVIVNAVVEHRTAEGARGPEVYTTSLLIMVGVLAIGFVANLLIKPVAARYAVKASAASANEPAAHGATTAAGALTDAPSTVVHTVVATVLSAVVILALGYGLTQVTLKALALFS from the coding sequence ATGAGCGTGCTCGACCGTGAAGCCACGATCGCACCCCCCACTTTCAACCGCTGGCTGATGCCGGCCGCCGCCCTGGCGATCCACCTGTGCATCGGCCAGGTCTATGCGCTGAGCGTCTTCAAGACCCCGTTCATGCAGCGCTTCGGCGCGGGAGACCTCGCGGTCGGGTGGGTGTTCTCCCTCGCGATCGTGGTGCTGGGCCTCTCGGCCGCGGTGGGCGGCACGTGGGTGGAGAAGGCGGGCCCGCGCAAGGCGATGGTGGTGGCGGGGACGTTCTGGGTCTGCGGATTCTGTGTGGCCAGCCTCGGCATCGCGACCGGCCAGCTCTGGCTCCTGTACCTCGGGTACGGCGTCATCGGCGGCATCGGACTGGGGCTCGGGTACATCTCGCCCGTGTCCACCCTCATGAAGTGGTTCCCGGACCGCCCCGGCCTGGCGACCGGCCTGGCCATCATGGGCTTCGGCGGCGGAGCGCTGATCGCCAGCCCGGTCTCGGCCGCACTGCTCAGTGCCTACGGCGGCGGGTCGGCCCCTGCGAACCTCGTCCAGGGTCTCGCTCCGACGTTCCTGACGCTGGCCGCGGTCTACGCCGTGGTCATCGCGATGGGCGCCTTCGTCATCCGGTTGCCGCACCCCGGCTGGAAGCCCGGTGGCGGCGCCGGTGGTCCGGGCCGCACCGTGGCCGCGGCGCCCGCGGGTGTCTCCGCCGCGAACGCCGTGAAGACCCCGCAGTTCTGGCTCCTGTGGACCGTGCTGTTCTGCAATGTGACCGCCGGGATCGGCATCCTGGAGAACGCCTCGCCCATGATCCGGGACTACTTCTCCCAGATCGACGTCGCCTCGGCCGCCGGCTTCGTGGGCCTGCTGTCCCTGGCGAACATGGCGGGCCGGTTCGTCTGGTCCAGCGTCTCGGATTACCTCGGGCGCAAGCGGATGTACATGGCGTACCTCGGGATCGGCCTCCTCATGTACGCGGTGATCGCGGCCTTCGGCGGTGGCAGCCTCGTCGTCTTCGTCCTGGCGACCCTGGTCATCCTGTCCTTCTACGGCGGTGGCTTCGCGACCGCGCCGGCCTATCTGCGGGACCTGTTCGGCGTCTATCAGGTGGGCGCCATCCACGGCCGCCTGCTGACGGCATGGTCCGCGGCGGGCGTCGCCGGTCCGGTGATCGTCAACGCGGTCGTGGAGCACCGCACGGCGGAAGGCGCCCGGGGCCCGGAGGTCTACACGACGTCATTGCTCATCATGGTCGGCGTCCTGGCCATCGGTTTCGTCGCGAACCTCCTCATCAAGCCGGTCGCCGCCCGATACGCGGTGAAGGCCTCGGCGGCGTCCGCGAACGAACCTGCGGCGCACGGCGCGACGACGGCGGCGGGCGCCCTGACCGACGCGCCGTCCACCGTCGTGCACACGGTCGTCGCCACGGTGCTGAGCGCCGTCGTGATCCTCGCGCTCGGTTACGGTCTGACGCAGGTGACCCTTAAAGCGCTCGCGCTGTTCTCCTGA
- a CDS encoding FdhF/YdeP family oxidoreductase — translation MPDRFNDVKSLASALLPGAAARHEAKDIDEASLVVEPREQSAVGVPAITHAMEHSLQQMGPVRTVQTLLGINQPEGFDCMSCAWADPAPGERSHFEFCENGAKAVAAEATRKRVRPEIFQQHTVAELARHDDHWLSGQGRLTQPLFKDLDSEHYAPIGWDEAFSIIAEQLAALDSPDQATFYTSGRTSNEAAFLYQLFVRGFGTNNLPDCSNMCHESSGTALTETIGIGKGSVALEDLEQASLVFVVGQNPGTNHPRMLTALEKVKRSGGTIVAVNPLPEAGLIRYRNPQKVRGVLGSGTALADHHLQIRLGGDQALFRGFGKVLLEAERAGERSPGLSTVFDHDFIASHTTGFEDWLALVEGTPWADIEEATGIPEERIREIGRLLLSSDRTVVSWAMGLTQHRHSVQTIQEVVNVILAQGNIGRPGAGLLPVRGHSNVQGDRTMGIFERMPEWFHDSLDERFAFQSPRRHGHDVVDSIRGMRDGGIRVFIGMGGNFVKAAPDSAVTEAALASCDLTVQVSTKLNHSHFLTGKRALILPTLGRTDRDLQASGPQRVTVEDSMSMVHASQGRLEPPSPELLSEVAIIARLALAVLCDADGRPKRGTPQIDWRAAADDYRLIREHIQAVIPGFEGFEERIDVPGGFKLPHGPQDSRTFTTTDAKAHFTASELDWIPVPEGCLILQTLRSHDQYNTTVYSQDDRYRGIHGGRRVVFLNESDCRELGVADGQFVDLVSVWDDGVERRAPRFRVVEYDTVEGSAAAYYPETNVLVPLDSQAIGSGTPASKSVVIRLELSPVQKPLEPLVEGGF, via the coding sequence ATGCCGGACAGATTCAACGATGTGAAGTCCCTGGCGAGTGCCCTTCTCCCGGGCGCCGCCGCACGACATGAGGCGAAGGACATCGACGAAGCGTCGCTCGTCGTCGAGCCGCGAGAGCAGTCCGCCGTCGGCGTTCCCGCCATCACGCACGCCATGGAGCACAGCCTCCAGCAGATGGGTCCCGTGCGCACGGTGCAGACACTCCTGGGGATCAACCAGCCCGAGGGCTTCGACTGCATGAGCTGTGCGTGGGCGGACCCGGCGCCGGGGGAGCGCAGCCACTTCGAGTTCTGCGAGAACGGCGCCAAGGCCGTTGCTGCCGAAGCCACGCGCAAGCGGGTGCGCCCGGAGATCTTCCAGCAGCACACCGTCGCAGAACTGGCCCGGCACGACGACCACTGGCTCAGCGGCCAGGGACGGCTGACGCAGCCGCTCTTCAAAGACCTCGACTCCGAGCACTATGCGCCGATCGGCTGGGATGAGGCCTTCTCAATCATCGCCGAGCAGCTCGCGGCACTGGACAGCCCGGATCAGGCGACCTTCTACACGTCCGGCCGCACGAGCAATGAGGCCGCCTTCCTCTATCAGCTCTTCGTCCGCGGCTTCGGCACCAACAATCTTCCGGACTGCTCCAACATGTGCCACGAATCGTCCGGCACGGCGCTCACCGAGACGATCGGCATCGGCAAGGGCTCCGTGGCGCTGGAAGACCTGGAGCAGGCCTCCTTGGTGTTCGTGGTGGGCCAGAACCCCGGGACCAACCACCCCCGTATGCTCACCGCCCTCGAAAAGGTGAAGCGGTCCGGCGGCACCATCGTGGCCGTCAACCCGCTGCCGGAAGCGGGCCTCATCCGGTACCGCAATCCTCAGAAGGTGCGGGGCGTGCTCGGCTCGGGCACGGCGCTCGCGGATCATCACCTCCAGATCCGGCTCGGCGGGGACCAGGCCCTGTTCCGCGGCTTCGGCAAGGTCCTCCTCGAGGCGGAACGCGCCGGGGAACGCTCTCCGGGCCTGAGCACCGTCTTCGACCACGATTTCATCGCCTCCCACACCACGGGATTCGAGGACTGGCTCGCCCTCGTCGAAGGCACGCCGTGGGCCGACATCGAGGAGGCCACCGGAATCCCCGAGGAACGGATCCGGGAGATCGGCAGGCTCCTGCTGTCCTCGGACCGCACCGTCGTCTCCTGGGCCATGGGCCTCACCCAGCACCGTCACTCGGTGCAGACCATCCAGGAGGTGGTCAACGTCATCCTGGCCCAAGGGAACATCGGGCGGCCGGGCGCCGGCCTGCTCCCGGTCCGCGGCCATTCCAACGTCCAGGGTGACCGCACCATGGGCATCTTCGAACGCATGCCGGAGTGGTTCCACGACTCCCTGGACGAACGTTTCGCGTTCCAGAGTCCCCGCCGTCACGGCCACGACGTGGTCGACTCCATCCGTGGCATGCGGGACGGCGGCATCCGGGTCTTCATCGGCATGGGCGGCAATTTCGTCAAGGCGGCGCCGGACAGTGCCGTCACCGAAGCCGCGCTCGCGTCCTGTGACCTCACGGTGCAGGTGTCGACCAAGCTCAACCACTCCCACTTCCTGACGGGCAAGCGGGCCCTGATCCTGCCGACGCTCGGCCGGACCGACCGCGATCTGCAGGCGAGCGGCCCGCAGAGGGTGACCGTGGAGGACTCCATGAGCATGGTGCATGCCTCGCAGGGCCGCCTCGAGCCGCCGTCGCCGGAGCTGCTGTCCGAGGTGGCGATCATCGCCCGGCTCGCGCTCGCGGTGCTGTGCGACGCCGACGGGCGGCCGAAGCGCGGAACGCCGCAGATCGACTGGCGTGCCGCGGCGGACGACTACCGGCTCATCCGCGAGCACATCCAGGCCGTCATCCCCGGATTCGAGGGCTTCGAGGAGCGCATCGACGTCCCCGGTGGTTTCAAGCTGCCGCACGGGCCGCAGGATTCGCGGACGTTCACCACCACGGATGCCAAGGCCCACTTCACGGCCTCGGAGCTCGACTGGATCCCGGTCCCGGAGGGCTGCCTGATCCTGCAGACCCTTCGCTCGCATGACCAGTACAACACCACGGTCTACAGCCAGGACGACCGCTACCGGGGCATCCATGGTGGACGCCGCGTGGTGTTCCTCAATGAGTCCGACTGCCGCGAGCTCGGGGTGGCGGACGGTCAGTTCGTGGATCTGGTGTCGGTGTGGGACGACGGTGTGGAGCGCCGGGCGCCCCGCTTCCGCGTGGTCGAATACGACACGGTCGAAGGTTCCGCCGCGGCGTACTACCCGGAGACCAACGTGCTCGTGCCGCTCGACTCCCAGGCCATCGGTTCCGGGACGCCGGCGTCGAAGTCGGTGGTGATCAGGCTGGAGCTCAGCCCGGTGCAGAAACCGCTGGAACCGCTGGTGGAGGGCGGTTTCTGA